The sequence below is a genomic window from Fusobacterium varium.
CAAATGCCCATCTTTCTGATAAAATTTCCATTTGAGTATTAAATCTTTTATCATAGTCAATAATCTCTTTTTTCTCTCCTCTTTTAAAAGTTTTTATAAACATAATTAGAGATAAAAGTCCAATTACTATACTACCAATAAAAATATATGGAAAATTATCTGAATAAAGTTTCTTATTACTCTTATCTAATAGATCCTTATATAACTCTTTGTCCTCTGAAGTTAAAATAGATTTTATATTTATCTCAAGATTTTTATTTCCAAGAATAATATTGTTTTTACCTAAATTAAATCCCTTTACTGTAACTAAAAAATTGCCATTCTTGTCCTTCTTTATCTTTTCTATTGAGAAGTTACCTTTTTCAAATTCTTTGATAATTTCCTCTTTTGGAACACCAGAAATCTTAAAGCTGATACTGTCTCCAACATTTATATCTTTAGCAGATATTAGAAGAGAAAAGGTAAGGAAAAAAGCTAAAACTATCTTTTTCATCTTCTTCTCCTCCTTTTAAAAAAGTTTGAAAGTACAGTTACATAGTTATCATCAGTATATAGAGTTAAAATAGTTTTAGATATATTTTGAGAAATATCTATATTCTTTTTAAAATTTTCAATAATTATGCTTTCTCCACTTTCAGAATCTACCATATTAAAAATTGCTCCCTCTGGAAGAGTATCATATTTTTTATCAGCTATTCTAATAGGTATCAGATCATGTTTCTGTTTAATTATAGCCATTGTTTTTTCATAGTCTTTATCTATAAAGTCAGAGATTAAAAAGAGGATTGCTCTTCTTTTAACAATTTTATTGAAAAACTCCAATGCTGATTTGATATCAGTTTTCTTTCCTGTAGGTTGATAAGTTAAAAGATCGTCAAGAATAATCAGAGATTGATTTCTTCCCTTTTTAGCAGGAATAACCTTTTCTATTCTATCTGTAAAAAATATAGCCCCAACCTTATCACCATTTTTAATAGCACTAAAAGCTAGACTTCCAGCTAATTGAGATATCAAATCTTTTTTAGCAAAGAAATTATTAGAGTTAGAAATATCAATCATCAAATAAATTGAAAGTTCTCTCTCCTCTGTGAACTCTTTTACATAGGTTTTTCTCTGCCTAGCTGATACTTTCCAATCTATTTTTTTTACATCATCTCCAGGAGAGTATCTTCTAATATCTGAAAACTCCATTCCATTTCCTTTAAAATATGAACGATAGTTCCCTGTAAAAAGTTCATTAGCTAGAATAGATGAGGCAATCTCTATTTTTTTTATCTTTTTTAAAAGTTCTGTTCTACTCATAATTGCCACCTCTTTTTATTATGGAAGTTTTACTTCCTCCATTATTCCAGTAATAATATCCTCTACATTTTTTCCCTCAGCTTCAGCTTCATAAGTAAGCATTATTCTGTGACGCAACACATCAAAAATTACCCTTTTAATATCTTGTGGCATCACATACTCTCTACCTTCTAAAAAGGCATTTGCTTTAGCTGATACAACAAGGGCGATAGATGCTCTTGGAGATGCTCCACAAGCTATGTAATTATTTATCTCTCTTGTTTTAAATACAATTTCAAGTATATAATCCATAAGTTTTTCATCTATATGGATATTTTTTATAATCTCTTTTATAGTTTCTATTTTTTCTCTATTTAGTACCTCTTCTATCTTTATACTATCAAAATCAGTTGAAGTAGTTAAAAGGTTAAGCATAGCTTTTTCCTCTTGTTTAGTAGGATATTCAATCTTTACTTTCATAAGAAATCTATCTTGTTGAGCTTCTGGTAATGGATAAGTACCATCTTGTTCAATAGGGTTTTGTGTAGCTAAAACAATAAAAGGTCTATCTAATTTGAAAGTTTCATTTGCAATAGTTATCTGTTTTTCTTGCATAGCCTCAAGAAGTGCAGATTGAACTTTAGCAGGAGCTCTGTTTATCTCATCAGCTAAAACAATATTAGCAAAGATAGGTCCTTTTTTAGTATAAAACTCTCCTGTTTTTTCATTGTAGATCTCTGTTCCTATAATATCACTTGGTAATAGGTCTGGTGTAAATTGTATTCTTGAGAATTTTAAACCTAATGTTTGTGCTATTGTATTAACTGTTAAAGATTTAGCAAGTCCAGGCAACCCCTCAAGAAGAATGTGATTTCCTGTAAAAATTCCAATTAGAATCTTTCTAATCATATCCTCTTGTCCTACTATCTTTTTTTCAATCTCCTTTTTTATAGTAGCTATAGTTTCTTTTTCTACTGATATTTTTTCTTTTAAGTTTTCCATAGTAAGTCCTCCTTAATAAAACTCTATATATTAATTTTTAATAAAAATGTTTTACTTCCTTTTTTATCCATGATATATTAGACGAATAAAAGTATAAAATTGTTGAGTTTGAAAAAAATTTTTAAAATTAATTTTTAAAACTATAATTTACCTAACTAAGCTCAGTTATCTAGCACATCGCTAGGTTTTGACAAAGTACCTTTGTATTTAGCGATTATTAGTCAATTTTAGTTATCTATATTTCTTTTTTAACATCAAGTTGTCTCCATGTCAGTGAATAAAGAATCCCTATGGCTCATTCCGTTGAAAATGCAAAACTCGCTCCGCAAGCTCCGCTCAAACACGTTGCATTTTCTTAACTACATTTCGCTAAGGGCTTCTAATATTCACTTCCAAATTACTTCAACTTGATGTTAAGGATAATCTCTTTTACTTTAATTATTAAAATACTGAGTTATAGTTTAAAATAATTTAAAAGGAGCTGAACAAACTAATAGTTTGAACAGCCCCAATAGTTTTATTTAGTTTTTTCATTCATCTCAGCAAATAGTGTACTAAACGATGTTAAGTTTTGAATTTCAGATGGTATAATAATTTTTGTAGCCTTACCATCAGCAACTTTTCCTAAAGTTTCCATACTCTTTAACATCAATACTTCTTTACTTGCTTCTGCTTCTTTCAACAACTTAATTCCCTCAGCCTCTGCTTCTTTAATTGCTCTAATTGCCTCAGCTCTACCTTCAGCCTCTTTAATAGCAACCTCTTTTTGTCCCTCTGCTCTAAGTATAGCAGATTGTTTTTCAGCTTCTGCTTTTAAAATAGCTGATTCCTTTTCTCCTTCTGCAACAAGAATAGCAGATTTCTTTTGCCCTTCAGCTCTTAAAATAGCCTCTCTTCTCTCTCTTTCAGCCTTCATCTGTCTTTCCATTGCATCTTGAATCTCTCTAGGTGGAATAATATTTTTCAGTTCCACTCTATTTATTTTCATTCCCCAAGGGTCAGTAGCTTCATCTAATATAACTCTCATCTCTGTATTGATAGTATCCCTTGAAGTAAGAGTTGCATCAAGCTCCATAGCCCCAATTATATTTCTCAAAGTAGTTGCAGTTAAGTTCTCTATTGCACTCATAGGGTTTTCAACTCCATAAGTATAAAGTTTAGGGTCAGTTATTTGGAAATATATAACTGAGTCTATCTGCATAGTAACATTATCTTTTGTAATTACAGGTTGAGGTTTAAAATCAATAACTTGCTCTTTTAAAGATACTCTCTTAACAACTCTATCTATAAAAGGTACAAGAATATTTATTCCCACATTCCAAGTTCCAAGATATTTTCCCAATCTTTCAATAACATAAGCTCTTGATTGAGGAACTATTCTTACATGAGTAGCCATTAAAGCAACAATAAGTATAAATAGCACTAAAATTATTATTCCATTCATTTTATTACCTCCCAGTACATCCTTTGTTATATAGATAATACCACAATTTTTTATGATTGCATACTAATTTTAAAATAAAAACTCCCTTGATTTTTCAAGAGAGTTATAACTTTATTCTTCATCAATATTTATTTTATTTGAAAGAACACTTCCAGTTCTAAATCTAATTGATTTTCTAGGTGTAGAGTATTGAATTTTTTTTGTATTTATATTCATTATTCTTCTTGCAGGAACAATTTTTTTCTCAAAGATTCCCCAACCTCTAAAACTTACTGAATCGTTAGTTTCTAAAGCTTCAAAGAGAGCTTCCCAAAATAGATTTATCTTTTCTTTTGCCTCGTGAATATTTTTAAGCCCTCTCTTTTTTTGATATAAAATCAAAAATTCTTTTTCAGTCATTATATAATCTCCTTTATCTAATTATTAAAATGTATTAAAATTAATAGTAGGTAAACCTACTGTATTTTAACTATTCATAAAAACTTTAACTTTTCCTTTTTATTTTTTTAAATAAATATAAAAATTGTTTTTTAAGAAAATTTTTGGTATAATTAAATTGTTATAGATATATACTTTGGAGGTGTTTCATGAACGTAATTATTTTAACTGGAAGACTTACAAGAGATCCAGAATTAAAATTTGGACAAAGTGGAAAAGCTTATTCAAGATTTACTTTAGCTGTAGATAGACCAATGCAAAAAGGAGAAGCAGATTTTATTAACTGTGTAGCTTTTGGAAAAACTGCTGAACTTATTGGAGAATATTTAAGAAAAGGAAGAAAAGCAGGAGTTACAGGAAGACTTCAAATGGGAAAATATGAAGTTAATGGAGAAAAAAGAACAAGTTATGATGTAGTAGTTGATACTATTGAATTCTTAGAATCTAAAAATGCTGTTGATTCTATGGGAGGATATGAACCTCAAGATTATACACCATCTTACTCTGCTCCATCTTCTAACTCAAATACTTCTTCTAAACCTGTTGCAAAACCACAAGAAGAGGTTCCTTATGAAGATGATGATGAGTTCCCATTCTAATTAAAATAATTTTTATTGACTCCATTTTTATAAATGGAGTTTTTTGTTATTTACAAAGTTTTTATGATATTATATGAATATAGATTTTTATTTTAAGGTGATGATTATGAAAGAGATCATAATAAGAGAGATGAAAGATAGCGATTGGGAAGAAGTAAAAAATATATATCAACAGGGAATAGATAGTGGAATATCTACTTTCATGAGAAAAGTTCCAGAGTTTGAGTATTGGAATAATTCAAAATTAAAAATAGGAAGATTAGTTGCCATATATGATAGAAAAATAGTTGGTTGGATAGTTCTTAGCCCTACATCAGCAAGGGAAGAGTATTCAGGAGTTTGTGAGATAAGTGTCTATATTCATCAAGATTATAAGAGAATGGGAATAGGAAGAAAATTAATAGAGAAAGAGATCGAAGTATCTGAACAAAATAATATTTGGACACTTCAATCTGTAATGCTTGGTAATAATATTCCTAGTATGAAATTACATGAAAGTTGTGGTTTTAGAGTGGTTGGATATAGGGAGAAAGTTGCAAAAGATAAAAATGGAGAGTGGCAAAATACATTTCTTATGGAGAGAAGAAGTAAAGTTATATTTTAAATTTAACAATATTAATTTTTTTGTCAAAATGTTTACATATAACACTTGCTACTACTCCAGTTATCACTTGTATAATTAGTTCTATTAACAATGTGTTAATAATAAAATCTACAGTTTCTTTCAAATTTTTTTCCTCTTTTTTAGTTAATTATTTCTACAAATAATTATTCTGATGCTATAGTGATAAAAGTATGTATAATCCTTTTAGAATAATTTATATTTTATAATATCATAATAACTTTAAAAAAGATATAGTAAATCTTGAATAAAAGAAAAAATATTTAACTTAAAAAAGTTATTTTTAAATTAATTATTACTAATAAAATTGAAAATATTTTGAAAAAAGTAGTAAATTCGTGATATAATGGAGAGTAAAAATCTTAATTTAATGGAGGGTCTATGATAAAAGGAAATGTTGATGGAATCAAAGATTTTATTCTTAAAGAACTTGATTCTATCTATGATATAACAGTGACAAAAAATAGAGTTATTGAGCCTGAAATAATAGCTTTAATAGCTTCTATAAGTAGTAGAATAAATAGAGAGATAAATGTTGCAATAGATAGAAGAGGAAATATAGTTGAAATATCTATTGGAGATAGTAGTAGTGTACAATTGCCATTACTTAATGTACAAGAAAAAAGACTTAGTGGAATAAGAGTTATTCATACTCACCCAAATGGAAACCCTAATCTTTCAAGCATTGATATCTCAGCTCTTACAAAATTGAAACTAGATTGTATAGCTGCAATAGGGGTAGTTGAAGAAAAAATCACTGGAGTTGTAATGGGATTTTGTAATGTAGATGGAGATGAGTTATCTCATGAAGTTACAGAGATTATGAATATTCCAGAATTTATTGACTATGATTTTCTTTATAGAATAGAGGAGATAGAATCTATTTTAAAGAAAAGAAATATAGTTGAAAATGATGATGAATATGCTATCTTAGTTGGAATTGATAATGATGAAAGCCTTGATGAACTTGCAGAGTTAGCAAGAGCATGTAATGTAAAGGTAGTAGGAAAATTCTTCCAAAAGAAAAGCAAGATAGACCCATGTTATTTTATAGGAACAGGGAAAGTTATAGAACTTGCTAGATTTAAACAGATTAAAAAAGCTAACTTAATCATATTTGATGAAGAATTAAGTGGATTACAAGTAAAAAATCTTGAAGAGGTTACAGGTTGCAAAGTAATAGATAGAACTGTTTTAATACTTGAAATATTTGCAACTAGAGCAA
It includes:
- a CDS encoding single-stranded DNA-binding protein encodes the protein MNVIILTGRLTRDPELKFGQSGKAYSRFTLAVDRPMQKGEADFINCVAFGKTAELIGEYLRKGRKAGVTGRLQMGKYEVNGEKRTSYDVVVDTIEFLESKNAVDSMGGYEPQDYTPSYSAPSSNSNTSSKPVAKPQEEVPYEDDDEFPF
- a CDS encoding MoxR family ATPase, yielding MENLKEKISVEKETIATIKKEIEKKIVGQEDMIRKILIGIFTGNHILLEGLPGLAKSLTVNTIAQTLGLKFSRIQFTPDLLPSDIIGTEIYNEKTGEFYTKKGPIFANIVLADEINRAPAKVQSALLEAMQEKQITIANETFKLDRPFIVLATQNPIEQDGTYPLPEAQQDRFLMKVKIEYPTKQEEKAMLNLLTTSTDFDSIKIEEVLNREKIETIKEIIKNIHIDEKLMDYILEIVFKTREINNYIACGASPRASIALVVSAKANAFLEGREYVMPQDIKRVIFDVLRHRIMLTYEAEAEGKNVEDIITGIMEEVKLP
- a CDS encoding N-acetyltransferase — protein: MKEIIIREMKDSDWEEVKNIYQQGIDSGISTFMRKVPEFEYWNNSKLKIGRLVAIYDRKIVGWIVLSPTSAREEYSGVCEISVYIHQDYKRMGIGRKLIEKEIEVSEQNNIWTLQSVMLGNNIPSMKLHESCGFRVVGYREKVAKDKNGEWQNTFLMERRSKVIF
- a CDS encoding SPFH/Band 7/PHB domain protein, translating into MNGIIILVLFILIVALMATHVRIVPQSRAYVIERLGKYLGTWNVGINILVPFIDRVVKRVSLKEQVIDFKPQPVITKDNVTMQIDSVIYFQITDPKLYTYGVENPMSAIENLTATTLRNIIGAMELDATLTSRDTINTEMRVILDEATDPWGMKINRVELKNIIPPREIQDAMERQMKAERERREAILRAEGQKKSAILVAEGEKESAILKAEAEKQSAILRAEGQKEVAIKEAEGRAEAIRAIKEAEAEGIKLLKEAEASKEVLMLKSMETLGKVADGKATKIIIPSEIQNLTSFSTLFAEMNEKTK
- a CDS encoding DUF58 domain-containing protein — its product is MSRTELLKKIKKIEIASSILANELFTGNYRSYFKGNGMEFSDIRRYSPGDDVKKIDWKVSARQRKTYVKEFTEERELSIYLMIDISNSNNFFAKKDLISQLAGSLAFSAIKNGDKVGAIFFTDRIEKVIPAKKGRNQSLIILDDLLTYQPTGKKTDIKSALEFFNKIVKRRAILFLISDFIDKDYEKTMAIIKQKHDLIPIRIADKKYDTLPEGAIFNMVDSESGESIIIENFKKNIDISQNISKTILTLYTDDNYVTVLSNFFKRRRRR
- a CDS encoding HU family DNA-binding protein, coding for MTEKEFLILYQKKRGLKNIHEAKEKINLFWEALFEALETNDSVSFRGWGIFEKKIVPARRIMNINTKKIQYSTPRKSIRFRTGSVLSNKINIDEE